DNA from Petrotoga sp. 9PW.55.5.1:
ATAATGAACTATGGAAGGTATTATGAAATAAGAACATACCAAAAGAATTAAGACCAAAGGTACCAAAAGAAATTAATGTATTTGTGAAGAAATACACTTTAAAAAGAAGATTATCTGCAACTTCTTTCTATGTTTTTGAAGGTGAAGAAAGAGAGAAGATTGTTGAAACTTTGGAGGCATTTGCTTGAGCACAAAATAGTTTTAGGATTTTAAGAGGTTACAATGTCCTCGTTTTCTAATTTGGTACTGTTTTTGTATAAAAATTCGGGATCGATGTCTAAGCCATTACTCCATTCAATAGTATCAAATGATACTCTTACCGATTTAAAAATTTTTTCATCTTTTAAATCTTTAAATAGTCCTTTATCTAAGTAAGGCTTCATATCAAATATTTTTTTCTCTTTGTTATCGAATGTCAAAAGTAATTTGTAATTTTCTAAAGGTTTTACTTCTATTACTCCAATATACATTTATATCACTCCTATCGTATAGGATCTATAGGTAAAGGTAATTCTCCCTTCATTGCAAGATTCCAATCTGATAATAATTCTTCTTTTCTCAATTCTGCCCAAGCTAATACAATTTTTAATTGTTTTTTTGGTAAATTTCCTTCTATTAATTCGCAAGAATTTATATCTATTACAGCTTTGAATTCACCATAATATGCATGAATTAGAATTTTGAACTACTAATATAAATAACTAAGAATAATTTGCTTACATTGAAAATGCCCCCTGTTTTAACTCAAAATCTTCTCCTTATCTTTTTCTGCATAAAATAAGGCTAATATTCCTGAAATTACAAAACTAATGA
Protein-coding regions in this window:
- a CDS encoding DUF2442 domain-containing protein, whose translation is MYIGVIEVKPLENYKLLLTFDNKEKKIFDMKPYLDKGLFKDLKDEKIFKSVRVSFDTIEWSNGLDIDPEFLYKNSTKLENEDIVTS
- a CDS encoding DUF4160 domain-containing protein, whose protein sequence is MLIHAYYGEFKAVIDINSCELIEGNLPKKQLKIVLAWAELRKEELLSDWNLAMKGELPLPIDPIR